A region of Vitis riparia cultivar Riparia Gloire de Montpellier isolate 1030 chromosome 12, EGFV_Vit.rip_1.0, whole genome shotgun sequence DNA encodes the following proteins:
- the LOC117927204 gene encoding nuclear cap-binding protein subunit 2 isoform X1, translated as MALLFKDQSKLSAYRDKRFPGTQEDFEHALLTSTTVYIGNMSFYTTEEQVYELFSRAGEIKKIIMGLDKNSKTPCGFCFVLYYSRDDAEDAVKYISGTVLDDRPIRVDFDWGFQEGRQWGRGRSGGQVRDEYRTDYDPGRGGYGKLVQRELEAQRQLVDYGSGSLGSFPPVMPSHYGRHGGSQGPGGSNRHSRADYPRKRHRDDDRHSHDFSKRTSDHDSRRNSDHDSRPEKNPRFRESGDSDEEEEDDRKRRP; from the exons ATGGCTTTGCTGTTCAAG GATCAAAGCAAGCTTTCAGCTTACCGAGACAAAAGATTTCCTGGAACACAAGAAGATTTTGAGCATGCTCTCTTGACTTCAACGACTGTCTACATTGGAAACATGTCCTTTTACACAACAGAAGAGCAAGTTTATGAACTGTTCTCCCGGGCTGgggaaattaaaaagataatcaTGGGTTTAGATAAGAACTCAAAAACTCCTTGTGGCTTTTGTTTTGTCTT ATACTACTCTAGAGATGATGCTGAAGATGCCGTCAAATATATAAGTGGAACAGTTCTTGATGATCGCCCCATTCGTGTGGATTTTGATTGGGGATTCCAAGAAGGTAGGCAATGGGGTCGTGGTCGAAGTGGTGGACAG GTGCGGGATGAATATCGTACTGACTATGATCCTG GTAGAGGTGGTTATGGAAAATTGGTTCAGAGAGAATTGGAAGCCCAAAGGCAACTTGTAGATTATGGTTCTGGGTCATTGGGATCTTTCCCACCAGTTATGCCATCTCACT ACGGTAGACACGGCGGAAGCCAGGGTCCTGGGGGTTCTAATCGCCACAGTAGAG CAGATTACCCCCGGAAGCGACACCGAGATGATGACCGTCATTCACATGACTTCTCCAAGAGAACCTCGGATCATGATTCTCGAAGAAACTCTGATCATGACTCCAGACCA
- the LOC117927204 gene encoding nuclear cap-binding protein subunit 2 isoform X2 translates to MALLFKDQSKLSAYRDKRFPGTQEDFEHALLTSTTVYIGNMSFYTTEEQVYELFSRAGEIKKIIMGLDKNSKTPCGFCFVLYYSRDDAEDAVKYISGTVLDDRPIRVDFDWGFQEGRQWGRGRSGGQVRDEYRTDYDPGRGGYGKLVQRELEAQRQLVDYGSGSLGSFPPVMPSHYGRHGGSQGPGGSNRHSRDYPRKRHRDDDRHSHDFSKRTSDHDSRRNSDHDSRPEKNPRFRESGDSDEEEEDDRKRRP, encoded by the exons ATGGCTTTGCTGTTCAAG GATCAAAGCAAGCTTTCAGCTTACCGAGACAAAAGATTTCCTGGAACACAAGAAGATTTTGAGCATGCTCTCTTGACTTCAACGACTGTCTACATTGGAAACATGTCCTTTTACACAACAGAAGAGCAAGTTTATGAACTGTTCTCCCGGGCTGgggaaattaaaaagataatcaTGGGTTTAGATAAGAACTCAAAAACTCCTTGTGGCTTTTGTTTTGTCTT ATACTACTCTAGAGATGATGCTGAAGATGCCGTCAAATATATAAGTGGAACAGTTCTTGATGATCGCCCCATTCGTGTGGATTTTGATTGGGGATTCCAAGAAGGTAGGCAATGGGGTCGTGGTCGAAGTGGTGGACAG GTGCGGGATGAATATCGTACTGACTATGATCCTG GTAGAGGTGGTTATGGAAAATTGGTTCAGAGAGAATTGGAAGCCCAAAGGCAACTTGTAGATTATGGTTCTGGGTCATTGGGATCTTTCCCACCAGTTATGCCATCTCACT ACGGTAGACACGGCGGAAGCCAGGGTCCTGGGGGTTCTAATCGCCACAGTAGAG ATTACCCCCGGAAGCGACACCGAGATGATGACCGTCATTCACATGACTTCTCCAAGAGAACCTCGGATCATGATTCTCGAAGAAACTCTGATCATGACTCCAGACCA